One genomic segment of Candidatus Schekmanbacteria bacterium includes these proteins:
- a CDS encoding ABC transporter ATP-binding protein gives MIELRNVSKSFNGKKVLDRINLTIEEGSTTVIIGGSGQGKSVILKHIIGLMKPDEGEILYKGKDITKISDFELNEIRKEFGFLFQFAALFDSMTVEENVGFPLRENTKMKESEIREIVRQRLLDVGLKDVEDKMPSELSGGMQRRVGLARALAMSPKTIIYDEPTTGLDPILSDTINTLIRDTQKKFGVTSIVSSHDIPGMFKIADKVALIYNTKIHFFGTTEELRNCKDPYVIQFLSGSSEGPAKVI, from the coding sequence GTGATAGAACTAAGAAATGTTTCTAAATCATTTAACGGCAAAAAGGTTTTAGACAGGATTAATTTAACAATCGAAGAAGGAAGCACTACCGTTATAATCGGTGGCAGTGGACAAGGTAAAAGTGTAATACTCAAACATATCATAGGACTGATGAAACCTGATGAAGGAGAAATACTTTACAAGGGAAAAGATATTACAAAAATCTCCGATTTTGAATTAAATGAAATAAGAAAAGAATTTGGATTTCTTTTTCAATTTGCAGCCCTATTCGACTCAATGACAGTGGAAGAAAATGTTGGATTCCCATTGAGGGAAAATACCAAAATGAAAGAATCTGAGATAAGAGAAATTGTACGTCAACGGCTTTTAGATGTAGGATTGAAGGATGTAGAAGATAAAATGCCTTCCGAACTTTCAGGAGGTATGCAAAGAAGAGTGGGACTTGCACGAGCCCTTGCAATGTCTCCTAAAACTATAATCTATGACGAGCCCACAACAGGCCTTGACCCTATTTTGTCTGATACAATCAACACGCTCATCAGGGACACACAAAAAAAATTTGGAGTAACTTCGATCGTATCAAGCCATGATATACCGGGTATGTTCAAAATAGCAGATAAAGTTGCTTTGATTTACAACACAAAGATACATTTTTTTGGAACAACAGAGGAACTGAGAAACTGCAAGGACCCATATGTGATTCAATTTCTGAGCGGTTCATCTGAAGGTCCTGCAAAAGTTATTTAA
- a CDS encoding MCE family protein, producing the protein MNNKKISVEAKVGLFTLAVIILLFWLSMQFGEITWLKPKGYVLHSELENVAGLEKESPIKMAGVRIGRIEDLRIEDGKAKLAMRIDDGVQIHEGAKVSVKSDSLLGQKYLDISFGDPKAKLLADGDSLGEGVVAADIDKLIGQLTEVAKGLNEVVSQNSENINQMLANLKKSTDTLQKILTENEDRISSAIANIDGFSKKLNTLLSENKESVTKAISNFEKFSSSLNEKGPEVMDKFSKLGDNLDGMIEENRENLKETILKVKETSDNLNKILVKVNKGEGTLGKLVNDDELYDTAKKSLKDLGDSAEQASELSPISTFISSLFFLF; encoded by the coding sequence ATGAATAACAAAAAGATAAGCGTTGAGGCAAAGGTGGGTCTTTTCACCCTTGCCGTGATTATTCTTCTCTTCTGGTTGTCAATGCAGTTCGGAGAAATAACTTGGTTGAAGCCAAAGGGATATGTCCTGCATTCCGAACTCGAAAATGTGGCAGGACTTGAGAAGGAATCACCTATTAAAATGGCAGGTGTAAGAATAGGACGGATAGAAGATTTGAGGATTGAAGACGGCAAAGCAAAACTTGCTATGAGAATAGATGATGGTGTCCAAATTCATGAAGGCGCGAAGGTATCGGTAAAATCAGACAGTCTTTTAGGGCAAAAATACTTAGATATAAGCTTTGGTGATCCAAAAGCAAAACTGCTTGCAGACGGAGACTCCTTAGGAGAAGGCGTAGTTGCAGCCGATATCGATAAACTTATCGGGCAGCTAACTGAAGTCGCAAAAGGGCTGAATGAAGTCGTGTCACAGAATTCCGAAAACATAAATCAGATGTTGGCAAATCTCAAAAAATCCACTGATACTCTTCAAAAAATACTGACTGAAAATGAAGACAGAATTTCAAGTGCTATAGCCAATATCGATGGCTTTTCAAAAAAACTGAACACTCTGCTCAGCGAAAATAAGGAATCAGTGACAAAAGCCATAAGCAACTTTGAAAAATTCTCATCAAGTCTTAATGAGAAAGGACCTGAAGTAATGGATAAATTTTCAAAACTCGGCGACAACCTTGATGGAATGATTGAAGAAAACAGAGAAAATCTTAAAGAAACAATCCTAAAAGTAAAAGAAACTTCTGATAATCTCAATAAAATATTGGTTAAAGTTAATAAAGGCGAGGGAACTCTTGGCAAACTTGTCAATGATGACGAGCTTTATGATACAGCCAAAAAATCATTAAAGGATTTGGGAGATTCAGCTGAACAAGCAAGTGAATTGTCTCCAATTTCAACATTTATAAGCTCGTTATTCTTTCTTTTTTAA